A genomic region of Leptolyngbya sp. FACHB-261 contains the following coding sequences:
- a CDS encoding CPBP family intramembrane glutamic endopeptidase, which yields MANPPRKPQAWLALLLFVPVTSIGTFVNLHLAPGAIGWTVFGLGQIWVLVLPLLWLLWVEQGKPRVQLSGRGIGFGILSGLLIFGAILAAYWLIGTHWLDPAEIQAKVQQIGRLNPSTYLLSSIYWSLFNSLAEEYSWRWFVYRQFEALLPRTPAIVLSALAFTLHHIIGLAAYAEWRVVLLGSVGVFIGGALWSWSYQAYRSIWPSYISHSLADIALAIVGWQLLFAQAA from the coding sequence ATGGCTAACCCTCCTCGCAAGCCCCAGGCCTGGCTTGCCCTGTTGCTCTTTGTCCCCGTCACTAGCATCGGCACCTTCGTCAACCTGCATCTTGCGCCGGGCGCCATCGGTTGGACAGTCTTTGGCCTGGGGCAAATTTGGGTGTTGGTTCTGCCGCTCCTGTGGCTCTTGTGGGTAGAGCAAGGTAAACCCCGAGTGCAGCTATCAGGTCGAGGCATTGGCTTCGGCATCCTCTCAGGGCTGCTGATCTTCGGCGCGATCCTGGCGGCCTATTGGCTGATTGGAACTCACTGGCTCGACCCCGCAGAGATTCAGGCCAAGGTGCAACAAATTGGACGGCTCAACCCCAGTACCTACCTGCTCAGTTCTATCTATTGGTCCCTGTTTAACTCCCTGGCTGAGGAATATAGCTGGCGCTGGTTTGTATACCGCCAGTTCGAAGCGCTCCTGCCCCGCACCCCAGCAATTGTGCTCAGCGCCCTAGCTTTCACACTCCATCACATCATTGGTCTGGCCGCCTATGCTGAGTGGCGAGTTGTTTTGCTGGGGTCAGTAGGTGTGTTTATTGGGGGAGCGCTATGGTCCTGGAGCTATCAAGCCTACCGTTCCATCTGGCCTAGCTACATCAGCCACAGCCTTGCCGATATCGCCCTCGCTATCGTTGGTTGGCAGTTGCTGTTTGCTCAAGCTGCCTAG
- a CDS encoding FAD-dependent monooxygenase, which yields MKTTGKRAIVIGGSLGGLFSGIMLRSIGWEVDIYERSAHDLDSRGGGIVLQPDVVEAFQRVGIEAQALGVVAHERYYLNPDGSIAQPMPLRQTLTSWNLLYVSMRRHFPSEHYHCGKCLSDIQQVGEQVSAIFTDGTRDTADLLIGADGPNSTVRQHFLPDSHYRYAGYVAYRGLVNEAELEQEAAALFTERFVFYQFPSSHILQYVIPGEHESLKPGKRRFNWVWYVNYDETTELPRILTDKQGKRRDYSIPPGLLASTVEQEMRSYAETVLAPPFQKLVAATQEPFVQAILDMGVPQMAFERVALVGDAAFIPRPHTAASTAKAAANAIALADALVQHDHKVTKALKDWERPQLAYGKQLIAAGQRLGDRSQFSHGTNRFGEKANVL from the coding sequence ATGAAAACTACAGGCAAACGTGCCATTGTAATCGGCGGCTCGCTTGGCGGCTTGTTTAGCGGGATCATGCTGCGATCGATCGGGTGGGAGGTCGATATTTACGAACGTTCCGCCCATGATCTCGACAGTCGAGGGGGAGGTATTGTCCTTCAGCCGGATGTGGTTGAAGCGTTTCAACGGGTAGGTATTGAGGCTCAGGCACTGGGAGTCGTGGCCCATGAACGCTATTACCTAAACCCAGATGGCAGCATTGCTCAACCGATGCCGCTGCGTCAAACGCTAACCTCTTGGAACTTACTGTATGTCTCCATGCGGCGACATTTCCCATCTGAACATTACCACTGCGGCAAATGCTTGAGCGACATTCAGCAAGTCGGTGAACAGGTAAGCGCTATCTTTACCGATGGAACTCGTGACACAGCTGATTTACTGATCGGCGCCGATGGACCAAACTCCACGGTGCGACAACATTTTCTACCAGATTCCCACTATCGCTACGCTGGCTATGTTGCTTATCGAGGACTGGTCAACGAAGCTGAACTAGAGCAGGAGGCTGCCGCGCTCTTTACCGAGCGCTTTGTATTTTATCAGTTCCCCAGTTCCCACATTCTCCAATATGTGATTCCTGGTGAGCACGAATCTCTAAAGCCTGGAAAACGCCGTTTCAACTGGGTCTGGTACGTCAACTATGATGAGACAACAGAATTGCCTCGCATTTTGACAGATAAGCAAGGCAAACGCCGAGATTATTCCATTCCGCCTGGACTACTAGCCTCAACAGTGGAGCAAGAAATGCGCTCCTATGCTGAGACTGTCCTGGCTCCGCCATTTCAGAAACTGGTTGCAGCTACCCAAGAACCATTTGTACAGGCAATTTTAGATATGGGAGTGCCGCAAATGGCTTTTGAACGGGTCGCATTGGTCGGTGATGCTGCTTTTATCCCCCGTCCACACACCGCCGCAAGTACAGCAAAGGCAGCAGCAAACGCGATTGCCTTGGCAGATGCATTAGTGCAACACGATCACAAAGTGACCAAAGCATTGAAAGACTGGGAGCGACCTCAACTTGCCTATGGCAAGCAACTCATAGCTGCCGGTCAGCGATTGGGTGATCGCTCTCAGTTTAGCCACGGAACTAATCGGTTTGGTGAGAAGGCGAATGTTCTTTAA
- a CDS encoding CHASE4 domain-containing protein, which produces MSLRKKTLRILGVVLLSLNILVYAISSNVLLENSAELERQSVHQDVERVLDALDRELADLSKVARDWAWWDDTYQFIEDGNPEYIQSNINDTTFTSLKLNLLILFKSSGQLALAESFDLEQKKEIPVPAQLQTLPNRDLLLQNVDTESSHSGIVLLPQGPILIASEPILTSNNQGPSRGTLLMGAYLDANKVKQLAELTHIPINLQPASSADIPAELGREPRQILVRALNTDAIVGYTLLPDIYGRPALLLRVDIPRAIYHQALNSVYYLLLSLLTVGLVLGTIILLILDKLVLSRLARLNTGVSKVRASGDLSLRVPLAGDDELANLGRTINGMLETVAFSQSELQTSEKKYRSVVNNVKEVIFQTDAIGLWTFLNPAWTVITGFTHSESIGTHFLTYIDAEDRQTSLELFQALVERQKTEYQREIRFLTKAGSSRWIEVYARLMLDPDGRVMGTSGTLNDITERRQTAEALLRARLAEAANQALEKEIAERQRAEAERAELLAQAEAANRLKDEFLSILSHEIRTPLNGILGWAQLLRRGRMEPVKATRALETIERNAKMQAQLIDDLLDVSRIIRGKLSLEVQPLSLVSVVDAVLETLHPAIDAKGIQIEAKLDPAASSVLGDANRLQQVVWNLLTNAVKFTPQGGQVEVRLERVNGSAQIQVQDTGQGIKAEFLPYVFERFRQADSTTTRAQGGLGLGLAIVRHLVELHGGTVQADSAGEGQGATFTVKLPLRAKDSQESEAKQSLPSVWANAVFPGLRVLVVDDETDARELLTFVLEEAGAEVTAVDSTPEALAVLDRWSPSILLSDIGMPGEDGYALIRQIRSRSAAAGGQIPAAALTAYASEEDRTRVLAAGFQFYLTKPIDPVELKETVARLARQILRPL; this is translated from the coding sequence GTGTCACTCCGGAAAAAGACCCTACGGATCCTCGGCGTAGTGCTGCTCTCCCTGAACATCCTGGTATACGCCATCTCTTCAAACGTGCTCCTCGAAAACTCGGCTGAGTTAGAGAGGCAAAGTGTCCACCAGGACGTCGAGCGGGTCCTGGATGCCCTGGACCGTGAACTTGCCGATCTTAGTAAAGTCGCCAGAGATTGGGCCTGGTGGGATGATACCTATCAATTTATTGAAGACGGCAACCCAGAATATATTCAATCCAATATTAACGACACAACTTTTACTAGCCTAAAGCTCAATCTACTAATCCTCTTTAAATCCTCTGGTCAGCTGGCTCTCGCTGAGAGTTTTGACCTGGAGCAAAAAAAAGAAATCCCCGTACCAGCGCAGTTGCAAACGCTCCCCAACCGTGACCTGCTCCTGCAAAATGTCGACACTGAGAGTAGTCACTCCGGCATTGTTCTGTTGCCCCAAGGGCCAATTCTCATTGCCTCGGAGCCAATTTTAACGAGTAATAACCAGGGACCCAGCCGAGGCACTCTACTGATGGGGGCTTACCTGGACGCCAATAAAGTCAAACAACTGGCTGAACTCACTCACATTCCAATCAATTTGCAACCCGCTAGCTCAGCAGATATCCCAGCCGAGCTAGGACGAGAGCCAAGACAAATCCTGGTTCGCGCCCTCAACACCGATGCAATCGTGGGCTATACCCTCTTGCCGGATATCTACGGCAGGCCTGCCCTCCTGCTGCGCGTGGACATCCCACGGGCTATCTATCACCAGGCACTGAACAGTGTTTATTACCTTTTGCTTTCCCTACTAACCGTGGGGCTAGTATTAGGGACCATTATCTTATTAATCCTAGACAAATTAGTTCTGTCTCGATTAGCTCGTCTCAATACAGGCGTCAGCAAAGTTCGCGCCAGTGGTGACCTTTCACTACGAGTTCCTCTGGCGGGAGATGATGAGCTCGCGAACTTAGGCCGCACAATTAACGGCATGCTGGAAACAGTTGCCTTCTCTCAATCTGAGCTACAAACCAGCGAGAAAAAATATCGCTCAGTTGTTAATAACGTCAAAGAAGTTATTTTTCAGACCGATGCCATTGGCTTATGGACTTTTCTCAATCCAGCCTGGACAGTGATTACTGGTTTCACGCATTCAGAAAGCATCGGTACCCACTTTCTCACTTACATTGACGCCGAGGATCGCCAAACCAGCCTGGAGCTTTTTCAAGCACTAGTTGAGCGTCAGAAAACCGAGTATCAACGAGAAATACGTTTCCTTACCAAAGCGGGTAGTTCGCGCTGGATCGAAGTCTACGCTCGACTCATGCTAGATCCTGATGGTCGAGTTATGGGTACTTCTGGCACGCTGAATGACATTACAGAGCGCAGGCAAACGGCAGAAGCCTTATTGCGGGCCAGGCTAGCCGAAGCCGCCAACCAGGCACTAGAAAAAGAAATCGCTGAGCGGCAGCGGGCAGAAGCAGAACGGGCAGAACTGCTGGCGCAAGCCGAAGCTGCCAACCGACTTAAAGACGAGTTCCTCTCGATTTTGTCCCACGAAATTCGCACGCCGCTCAATGGCATTTTGGGCTGGGCTCAGTTATTGCGGCGAGGGCGGATGGAGCCAGTCAAGGCAACCCGAGCCCTAGAAACCATTGAGCGCAATGCCAAGATGCAGGCGCAACTGATTGACGACTTGCTGGATGTCTCGCGCATCATTCGCGGCAAGCTCAGCTTGGAAGTGCAGCCACTTTCCTTGGTCTCGGTTGTGGATGCTGTTCTTGAAACCCTGCACCCCGCGATTGATGCCAAGGGCATTCAAATTGAGGCCAAGCTGGACCCTGCGGCCAGTTCAGTTTTAGGCGACGCTAACCGCTTGCAGCAGGTGGTGTGGAACTTGCTCACCAATGCTGTTAAGTTCACTCCTCAGGGCGGTCAGGTTGAGGTTCGCCTAGAACGGGTCAACGGCTCCGCCCAAATCCAGGTCCAAGATACGGGTCAGGGCATTAAAGCCGAGTTTCTACCCTATGTCTTCGAGCGTTTTCGTCAGGCGGACAGCACAACCACGCGCGCGCAGGGCGGACTGGGGCTGGGATTGGCGATTGTGCGCCATCTGGTTGAACTGCATGGCGGTACGGTGCAAGCAGACAGTGCCGGTGAGGGACAGGGCGCAACTTTTACAGTAAAGTTACCCCTACGCGCCAAGGATTCGCAGGAGAGCGAGGCCAAGCAGAGCCTGCCATCGGTGTGGGCCAATGCGGTTTTCCCTGGCTTGCGGGTGCTGGTGGTCGATGATGAAACAGACGCCAGAGAGCTGCTGACCTTTGTGTTGGAGGAGGCTGGCGCTGAAGTAACCGCCGTTGACTCAACCCCTGAAGCCTTGGCCGTATTGGACCGCTGGTCACCAAGCATTCTGCTGTCTGACATTGGCATGCCGGGGGAGGATGGTTATGCGCTAATTCGACAGATCAGAAGCCGCTCAGCCGCCGCTGGGGGGCAAATTCCAGCGGCAGCCCTCACCGCATATGCCAGTGAAGAAGACCGGACACGGGTGCTAGCAGCAGGCTTCCAGTTCTACTTGACCAAGCCGATCGATCCAGTCGAACTCAAGGAAACCGTTGCGCGTCTGGCACGACAGATTTTAAGACCGCTCTAG
- a CDS encoding DsbA family oxidoreductase: MNLMIEITSDFICPWCLVVDARLNRAIEQLKTPIEIKRVWHPFELNPSMPEAGMDRKTYRSNKFGSWAYSQSLDAHTVEVAKNDGIEFRYDLIQVTPNTLKAHRLTWLADQAGKATEMAERILNAYFTEGQNIAEAETLAKLAAEVGLDADVVTFLTSTQGVEEVRALEQQAASRNIRGVPSIKIGKETIVGAQSVEAFLAALQTTVHELQKL; this comes from the coding sequence ATGAATTTAATGATCGAAATCACCTCTGACTTCATTTGCCCGTGGTGTCTGGTTGTTGATGCACGGCTCAACCGAGCAATTGAACAACTCAAAACGCCGATAGAAATCAAGCGCGTCTGGCATCCGTTTGAGCTAAACCCGTCCATGCCCGAAGCAGGTATGGATCGCAAAACCTATCGCTCCAACAAGTTTGGTAGTTGGGCTTACTCTCAATCCCTAGATGCTCACACTGTAGAGGTCGCTAAGAATGACGGCATTGAATTTCGCTATGACTTGATCCAGGTCACGCCTAATACCCTCAAAGCCCATCGTCTAACTTGGTTGGCGGATCAAGCAGGAAAAGCAACCGAGATGGCTGAGCGAATTCTAAACGCTTACTTTACCGAAGGACAAAACATTGCTGAAGCTGAAACTCTCGCCAAACTTGCGGCTGAAGTTGGTCTAGACGCAGATGTAGTGACGTTTTTAACTTCAACTCAAGGGGTTGAGGAAGTAAGAGCACTAGAACAGCAGGCAGCAAGCCGAAATATTCGGGGCGTACCGTCCATCAAAATCGGCAAGGAAACAATAGTGGGTGCCCAAAGCGTAGAAGCCTTTTTGGCCGCTTTGCAAACCACAGTGCATGAACTACAGAAGTTGTAA
- a CDS encoding LysR family transcriptional regulator, with protein sequence MDQFAAMRAFVKVVETDGFSEAARQLQMAVSSVTRQVNALEEMLNTQLLNRSTRYWEATLV encoded by the coding sequence ATGGATCAATTTGCGGCGATGCGTGCTTTTGTAAAGGTGGTAGAAACTGATGGCTTCTCTGAAGCGGCACGGCAATTGCAAATGGCTGTCTCTTCTGTAACTCGGCAAGTGAATGCTTTGGAAGAGATGCTCAATACTCAGTTACTCAACCGCTCCACACGTTACTGGGAGGCAACCTTGGTTTGA